The Saxibacter everestensis genome has a window encoding:
- a CDS encoding extracellular solute-binding protein: MFAVAAVGVFAATTVAACGPQSSVPTLTWYINPDAGGQTLIAEQCTEEANGAYQIQTSILPRDAAGQREQLVRRLASKDSSIDLMSIDPVYVAELAQAEYIVPVPDDLTGPLTENTIESSVESSSWEGKLVATPFWANTQLLWYRKSVAEAAGLDMSKPVTWDQLIDAAKSQEKEIGAQGIRAEAYMVWLNALIESAGGQIVENPEASAREIQLGLDSEAGKKAAEIVSTIGKEGLGGPTLSTQDENGALTRFQGDTGGFMVNWPFVYAAAKASVDAGALDQSVLDDIAWTTYPAVDEGTPAAPPLGGINIGVGAFGKHQDEAWQAVQCIVEPQRQSQYFVSDGNPPSNTASFDDPKVAEGYPMYETIRKSLEMSAPRPLTPYYNEVTGGLQRTWHPAAGVSPDSTPGASTTLMEQILKGERLL; encoded by the coding sequence ATGTTTGCAGTCGCCGCGGTCGGAGTATTCGCCGCAACTACCGTCGCCGCCTGCGGACCGCAAAGTTCGGTACCTACCTTGACGTGGTACATCAATCCCGATGCCGGCGGGCAGACGCTGATTGCCGAACAATGCACTGAGGAAGCAAACGGTGCCTACCAAATCCAGACATCGATTCTTCCGCGTGACGCTGCCGGTCAGCGTGAGCAACTGGTTCGTCGCCTGGCCTCGAAGGACTCGTCTATCGACCTGATGAGCATCGATCCCGTTTACGTGGCCGAACTTGCTCAGGCCGAGTACATCGTGCCGGTGCCCGACGACCTGACCGGACCGCTGACCGAGAACACGATAGAGAGCTCGGTCGAATCGTCATCCTGGGAAGGCAAGCTGGTCGCGACGCCGTTTTGGGCCAATACCCAGCTGCTCTGGTACCGGAAGTCGGTGGCCGAAGCCGCAGGGTTGGACATGTCCAAGCCGGTGACCTGGGATCAGTTGATCGACGCAGCTAAAAGCCAGGAGAAGGAAATTGGCGCGCAGGGAATTCGCGCCGAGGCCTATATGGTGTGGCTCAACGCGCTGATCGAATCCGCTGGCGGGCAAATTGTGGAGAATCCCGAAGCCTCTGCCCGGGAAATCCAGCTCGGACTGGATTCGGAGGCCGGCAAAAAGGCAGCCGAAATTGTTTCGACCATTGGAAAAGAAGGACTTGGCGGGCCAACGCTATCCACGCAGGATGAGAACGGCGCACTGACCAGGTTCCAGGGTGATACCGGTGGCTTCATGGTCAACTGGCCCTTCGTCTACGCGGCAGCCAAGGCTTCAGTTGATGCCGGTGCGCTTGACCAGTCGGTCCTCGACGACATCGCCTGGACCACCTATCCGGCGGTCGACGAGGGCACACCGGCCGCGCCGCCGCTGGGCGGCATCAATATCGGCGTCGGCGCCTTCGGCAAACATCAGGACGAGGCCTGGCAGGCCGTACAGTGCATCGTCGAACCGCAGCGCCAGTCGCAGTACTTCGTCTCGGACGGCAACCCGCCGTCGAACACAGCATCCTTCGACGATCCGAAGGTTGCCGAGGGATACCCGATGTACGAGACGATCAGGAAGTCTCTGGAGATGTCAGCCCCACGTCCGCTGACGCCGTACTACAACGAAGTGACCGGCGGGTTGCAGCGGACCTGGCACCCGGCCGCGGGAGTGTCACCTGATTCCACGCCTGGCGCGTCCACGACGCTGATGGAGCAGATCCTGAAGGGGGAGCGGTTGCTATGA
- the tuf gene encoding elongation factor Tu, whose product MAKAQFERTKPHVNIGTIGHVDHGKTTLTAAITKVLHDAYPELNQASAFDQIDNAPEEKQRGITINISHVEYQTEKRHYAHVDAPGHADYIKNMITGAAQMDGAILVVAATDGPMPQTREHVLLARQVGVPYIVVALNKSDMVEDEELLELVEFEVRDLLSSQEFDGDNAPVVRVSALKALEGDEEWGKTVLELMQAVDDSVPEPERDVDKPFLMPVEDVFTITGRGTVVTGRVERGVLLPNEEIEIVGIKEHSSKTTVTAIEMFRKTLPDARAGENVGLLLRGTKREDVERGQVIVKPNSITPHTEFEGQVYILSKDEGGRHNPFYSNYRPQFYFRTTDVTGVITLPEGTEMVMPGDNTDMSVQLIQPIAMEEGLRFAIREGGRTVGAGRVTKINK is encoded by the coding sequence GTGGCAAAGGCGCAGTTCGAACGGACTAAGCCACACGTCAACATCGGCACGATTGGTCACGTCGATCACGGAAAGACGACGCTGACCGCTGCCATCACCAAGGTGTTGCACGACGCATACCCTGAGCTGAACCAGGCTTCGGCTTTCGACCAGATTGATAACGCGCCTGAGGAAAAGCAGCGCGGTATCACCATCAACATCTCGCACGTCGAGTACCAGACCGAAAAGCGCCACTACGCACACGTAGACGCTCCAGGTCACGCCGACTACATCAAGAACATGATCACCGGTGCCGCTCAGATGGATGGCGCGATCCTCGTGGTTGCCGCTACCGACGGCCCGATGCCTCAGACGCGTGAGCACGTGCTGCTCGCCCGTCAGGTTGGTGTTCCTTACATCGTTGTGGCTCTGAACAAGTCCGACATGGTCGAGGACGAGGAGCTCCTCGAGCTCGTCGAGTTCGAGGTTCGCGATCTGCTCAGCAGCCAGGAATTCGATGGCGACAACGCTCCAGTTGTTCGCGTGTCGGCTCTTAAGGCTCTTGAGGGCGACGAAGAGTGGGGCAAGACGGTTCTCGAGCTCATGCAGGCAGTGGACGACAGCGTTCCTGAGCCTGAGCGCGACGTTGACAAGCCATTCCTGATGCCGGTTGAGGACGTCTTCACGATTACCGGTCGTGGAACCGTTGTCACCGGTCGTGTCGAGCGCGGCGTTCTGCTTCCTAACGAAGAGATCGAAATCGTCGGTATCAAGGAGCACTCCTCCAAGACCACGGTTACCGCTATCGAAATGTTCCGCAAGACCCTTCCTGACGCTCGCGCAGGAGAGAACGTCGGTCTGCTTCTCCGCGGCACCAAGCGCGAAGATGTCGAGCGCGGACAGGTTATCGTCAAGCCGAACTCGATCACCCCGCACACGGAGTTCGAGGGCCAGGTCTACATCCTCAGCAAAGACGAGGGTGGACGCCACAACCCGTTCTACTCGAACTACCGTCCGCAGTTCTACTTCCGTACCACGGACGTCACCGGCGTCATCACGCTGCCAGAGGGCACCGAGATGGTCATGCCGGGCGACAACACCGACATGAGCGTTCAGCTGATTCAGCCGATCGCCATGGAAGAAGGCCTGCGTTTCGCTATCCGCGAGGGTGGCCGCACGGTTGGTGCCGGTCGAGTAACCAAGATCAACAAGTAG